The Nitrosomonas communis genome has a segment encoding these proteins:
- a CDS encoding transposase produces the protein MNWQNRLITIYLYVCKHYQQNLWIYSQRMSNHADLSFSDEEVITLFLFGVMDKHREIKGIYEYADRHLRDWFPRLPGYVAYVQRLNRVADVFAPLLALIQQEQATRNAGQVWLTDSFPVILARQGRRFNACVAKQLADSGYCSTKKLYYYGVRVHIIGRSQPGSLPIPEYIGVTGASDHDGKIFDQIRPQLHNNELYGDKAYQRPDAEEVRQAQNLTVLTPVKKQKGQHHLEPQDQWLSTAVSRVRQPIEALFAWIEEKTGIECASKVRSYNGLMVHVFGKLAAALFFWNFLRVSS, from the coding sequence ATGAACTGGCAAAACCGATTAATAACCATTTATCTCTATGTTTGCAAGCATTATCAGCAAAATCTTTGGATTTATAGTCAAAGAATGAGCAACCACGCGGATTTAAGTTTTAGCGACGAAGAAGTCATTACCCTCTTCCTGTTCGGTGTAATGGACAAGCATAGAGAGATCAAAGGTATTTATGAGTATGCGGATCGCCACTTACGCGATTGGTTTCCACGACTTCCAGGTTATGTGGCTTATGTTCAGCGTCTGAATCGGGTAGCCGATGTGTTTGCACCCTTATTAGCACTGATTCAGCAAGAACAGGCAACCAGGAATGCCGGGCAGGTTTGGTTGACTGATTCATTTCCGGTCATCCTTGCGAGGCAAGGTCGTCGGTTTAACGCGTGTGTAGCGAAACAGTTGGCTGATTCAGGCTACTGCTCCACAAAGAAGTTATACTATTATGGCGTGCGGGTCCATATTATTGGGCGCAGCCAACCAGGCTCATTGCCGATCCCTGAGTACATTGGTGTAACCGGCGCTAGCGACCATGATGGCAAGATATTTGATCAGATTCGGCCACAATTGCACAACAACGAACTGTATGGGGATAAAGCTTATCAACGGCCAGACGCCGAAGAGGTCAGGCAAGCCCAGAATCTGACTGTCCTGACACCGGTTAAAAAACAAAAAGGGCAGCACCATCTGGAACCACAGGATCAATGGTTATCGACAGCAGTTTCTCGCGTGCGGCAACCGATTGAAGCCTTATTTGCCTGGATTGAAGAAAAAACAGGCATTGAATGTGCCAGCAAAGTGCGTTCTTATAACGGGCTTATGGTACATGTATTCGGAAAGCTGGCTGCGGCTCTGTTTTTCTGGAATTTTTTACGAGTCAGCTCTTAA
- a CDS encoding transposase, producing MNWQDRLIAIYLYVCKHYQQNLWIYSQRMSNHADLSFSDEEVITLFLFGVMDKHREIKGIYEYADRHLRDWFPRLPGYVAYVQRLNRVADVFAPLLALIQQEQATRNAGQVWLTDSFPVILARQGHRFNACVAKQLADSGYCSTKKLYYYGVRVHIIGRSQPGSLPIPEYIGVTGASDHDGKIFDQIRPQLHNNELYGDKAYQRPDAEEVRQAQNLTVLTPVKKQTGQHHLEPQDQWLPTAVSRVRQPIEALFAWIEERTGIECASKVRSYKGLMVHVFGKLAAALFFWNFLRVSS from the coding sequence ATGAACTGGCAAGACCGATTAATAGCGATTTATCTCTATGTTTGCAAGCATTATCAGCAAAACCTTTGGATTTATAGTCAAAGAATGAGCAACCACGCGGATTTAAGCTTTAGCGACGAAGAAGTCATTACTCTCTTCCTGTTCGGTGTAATGGACAAGCATAGAGAGATCAAAGGTATTTATGAGTATGCGGATCGCCACTTACGCGATTGGTTTCCACGACTTCCAGGTTATGTGGCTTATGTACAACGCCTGAATCGGGTAGCCGATGTGTTTGCCCCCTTATTAGCACTGATTCAGCAAGAACAGGCAACCAGGAATGCCGGGCAGGTTTGGTTGACTGATTCATTTCCGGTCATCCTTGCGAGGCAAGGTCATCGGTTTAACGCATGTGTAGCGAAACAGTTGGCTGATTCAGGCTACTGCTCCACAAAGAAGTTATACTATTATGGCGTGCGGGTCCATATTATTGGGCGCAGCCAACCAGGCTCATTGCCGATCCCTGAGTACATTGGTGTAACCGGCGCTAGCGACCATGATGGCAAGATATTTGATCAGATTCGGCCACAATTGCACAACAACGAACTGTATGGGGATAAAGCTTATCAACGGCCAGACGCCGAAGAGGTCAGGCAAGCCCAGAATCTGACTGTCCTGACACCGGTTAAAAAACAAACAGGGCAACACCATCTGGAACCACAGGATCAATGGTTGCCTACAGCGGTTTCTCGCGTGCGGCAACCGATTGAAGCCTTATTTGCCTGGATTGAAGAAAGAACAGGTATTGAATGTGCCAGCAAAGTTCGTTCTTATAAGGGGTTAATGGTGCATGTATTCGGAAAGCTGGCTGCGGCTCTATTTTTCTGGAATTTTTTACGAGTTAGCTCTTAA
- a CDS encoding helix-turn-helix domain-containing protein — MLLRYADGADIAGIAREIKVTRATVYKCIDKALAAGVETGLRI, encoded by the coding sequence ATGCTATTACGCTACGCGGATGGAGCAGATATTGCGGGGATTGCCAGGGAAATAAAGGTTACACGTGCCACAGTTTACAAATGCATCGATAAGGCCTTGGCTGCGGGGGTGGAAACAGGACTAAGGATTTAG
- a CDS encoding ISAzo13 family transposase, translated as MVHKPTLEENFLRLLAEFTAGDPMREGVLWTNLSRCEISRRLAEMGTSASRYTVRKLLKKHGLGQRKTRKKKTLGAHPDRDAQFQNIARLKAAYMAKEEPVISIDSKKKELIGNFSREGYTYTQTPVDALDHDFPSAGEGKLIPHGIYDLARNEGHMNLNTSHDTSEFCCDSIAHWWKQQGCQHYPKARRLLLLCDGGGSNAANRHVFKEALQVLAKRLGLEIRVAHYPPYCSKYNPIEHRLFSHITRACQGVVFHSVAIAKQFMEKTKTCKGLKVTVDILTGVYVTGKKCAENFLENMRIIFDDYLPRWNYRAVPQTI; from the coding sequence ATGGTTCACAAGCCTACCCTGGAAGAAAATTTCCTCAGGCTACTTGCGGAATTTACCGCCGGCGATCCGATGCGCGAAGGTGTCTTATGGACCAATCTATCACGTTGCGAAATTAGTCGCCGCCTGGCTGAAATGGGCACATCAGCAAGTCGGTACACGGTACGTAAATTATTAAAGAAACATGGTTTAGGACAGCGTAAAACGCGTAAGAAAAAAACGCTGGGAGCCCATCCTGATCGGGATGCCCAGTTTCAAAACATTGCCAGACTTAAGGCAGCGTATATGGCCAAGGAAGAGCCTGTGATCAGTATTGATTCCAAAAAGAAGGAATTGATTGGCAATTTCAGTCGAGAAGGTTACACCTATACACAGACGCCTGTAGATGCTTTGGATCATGATTTTCCCAGTGCCGGTGAAGGCAAATTGATTCCGCATGGCATCTATGATCTGGCGCGAAACGAAGGGCATATGAACCTAAATACCAGCCACGATACCAGTGAATTTTGTTGCGACAGTATTGCGCATTGGTGGAAACAGCAGGGTTGCCAGCACTATCCCAAGGCCCGGCGGTTGTTGCTTCTCTGTGATGGTGGCGGCAGTAACGCCGCCAATCGACATGTGTTCAAGGAAGCTTTGCAGGTGCTTGCCAAACGGCTGGGACTGGAAATTCGTGTTGCCCACTATCCGCCTTACTGCTCAAAGTACAACCCTATTGAACACCGGTTGTTTTCGCACATTACGCGTGCCTGCCAGGGTGTGGTGTTTCATTCGGTCGCCATTGCCAAACAATTTATGGAGAAGACTAAAACCTGCAAGGGTTTAAAAGTAACCGTGGATATATTGACCGGGGTTTACGTTACAGGAAAAAAGTGTGCAGAGAATTTTCTTGAAAATATGAGGATCATCTTTGATGACTATCTTCCTCGCTGGAACTACCGGGCAGTCCCACAAACAATCTGA